In Oryzias melastigma strain HK-1 linkage group LG18, ASM292280v2, whole genome shotgun sequence, one DNA window encodes the following:
- the anapc10 gene encoding anaphase-promoting complex subunit 10 isoform X2, translated as MATASKTPPGADPKQLERTGTVREIGSQAVWSLSSCKPGFGVDQLRDDNLETYWQSDGSQPHLVNIQFRRRTTVKMLCIYADYKSDESYTPSKISVRVGNNFHNLQEIRLEMVEPSGWIHISLLNQRTNEPISTFMIQIAVLANHQNGRDTHMRQIKVYTPVEESSIGKFPRCTTVDFMMYRTIR; from the exons ATGGCCACCGCGAGTAAAACACCACCTGGTGCCGACCCAAAGCAGCTGGAGCGGACCGGCACGGTTCGAGAGATCGGCTCCCAGGCAGTGTGGTCGCTGTCCTCCTGTAAACCGG GGTTCGGCGTGGATCAGCTGAGGGACGACAACCTGGAGACGTACTGGCAGTCGGACGGCTCGCAGCCTCACCTGGTCAACATACAGTTCAG GAGGAGAACCACGGTGAAGATGCTCTGCATTTACGCCGATTATAAATCGGACGAGAGCTACACCCCCAGCAAGATCTCCGTCCGAGTGGGCAACAACTTCCACAACCTGCAGGAAATCCGG ctggagatgGTGGAACCGAGCGGCTGGATCCATATCTCTCTGCTCAACCAG CGGACCAACGAGCCCATCAGCACCTTCATGATCCAGATCGCGGTTCTGGCCAACCACCAGAACGGCCGCGACACGCACATGCGGCAGATCAAGGTCTACACGCCGGTGGAGGAGAGCTCCATCGGCAAGTTCCCACGATGCACCACGGTGGACTTTATGATGTACCGCACCATCAGGTGA
- the anapc10 gene encoding anaphase-promoting complex subunit 10 isoform X1, giving the protein MATASKTPPGADPKQLERTGTVREIGSQAVWSLSSCKPGFGVDQLRDDNLETYWQSDGSQPHLVNIQFRRRTTVKMLCIYADYKSDESYTPSKISVRVGNNFHNLQEIRQLEMVEPSGWIHISLLNQRTNEPISTFMIQIAVLANHQNGRDTHMRQIKVYTPVEESSIGKFPRCTTVDFMMYRTIR; this is encoded by the exons ATGGCCACCGCGAGTAAAACACCACCTGGTGCCGACCCAAAGCAGCTGGAGCGGACCGGCACGGTTCGAGAGATCGGCTCCCAGGCAGTGTGGTCGCTGTCCTCCTGTAAACCGG GGTTCGGCGTGGATCAGCTGAGGGACGACAACCTGGAGACGTACTGGCAGTCGGACGGCTCGCAGCCTCACCTGGTCAACATACAGTTCAG GAGGAGAACCACGGTGAAGATGCTCTGCATTTACGCCGATTATAAATCGGACGAGAGCTACACCCCCAGCAAGATCTCCGTCCGAGTGGGCAACAACTTCCACAACCTGCAGGAAATCCGG cagctggagatgGTGGAACCGAGCGGCTGGATCCATATCTCTCTGCTCAACCAG CGGACCAACGAGCCCATCAGCACCTTCATGATCCAGATCGCGGTTCTGGCCAACCACCAGAACGGCCGCGACACGCACATGCGGCAGATCAAGGTCTACACGCCGGTGGAGGAGAGCTCCATCGGCAAGTTCCCACGATGCACCACGGTGGACTTTATGATGTACCGCACCATCAGGTGA